The following are encoded together in the Rhineura floridana isolate rRhiFlo1 chromosome 21, rRhiFlo1.hap2, whole genome shotgun sequence genome:
- the FAM222B gene encoding protein FAM222B isoform X2: protein MLACLPGPGDLPFQLLSYPQMNAGLQKWDTTQKMRSAQHPTPAELDAYAKKVANHPLTIKIFPNSVKVPQRKHIRRTVNGLDTSGQRYSPYPPSQAAVKTGLLAIVRSPPAKGIVKDFDGTRTRLLPEAMMNPPSTPYAAPSTLSHSQALARQQALQHAQSMAQHPQGIPTAMPQHPQTMAHPSLQPQQQHPPAAGLHGGRKIADADAPPNVTVSTSTIPLSMAATLQQNQPPDLSSIVHQINQFCQARAGVSATSVCEGQIANPSPISRNLLISASTRVSAHNAPTPLPSCVVNPGDHTAPTVPPSASTMGVPLGSVSRGLSAYQSEMKQAAAWNQHQLAHLQQMCGEAVGPSGLMGKPPGRELPGQGFSGKASGYALELCMGQPFNVKPPLEKPTPSPPVNGLPGPAPYSNGHYFQPLWNNILPTPNSDSSGSQDLALPFHGGGAALECAAGPHYRAGAGAPGHSGMMQTMDYLSGDFQHSCLREQGGVGLSKAPRPAMNRAPEPPDSRSLHIQHPGYR from the exons ATGCTGGCCTGCTTGCCGGGACCAGGCGACCTCCCCTTCCAGCTGCTTTCTTACCCGCAGATGAACGCTGGGCTTCAGAAAT GGGACACTACACAGAAAATGAGATCCGCACAGCACCCTACTCCAGCAGAGTTGGACGCGTATGCTAAGAAGGTGGCCAACCATCCTCTGACTATCAAAATTTTCCCCAACAGCGTCAAGGTCCCTCAGCGGAAACACATTCGCCGTACTGTGAACGGGCTGGATACTTCGGGGCAGAGGTATAGCCCCTACCCGCCATCGCAGGCCGCTGTGAAAACAGGCCTTCTGGCCATCGTCCGGTCTCCACCGGCGAAAGGGATCGTCAAGGACTTTGACGGGACTCGGACACGCCTGCTGCCGGAAGCCATGATGAACCCCCCTTCTACCCCCTACGCGGCACCCAGCACTTTAAGCCACTCGCAGGCGCTGGCTCGCCAGCAGGCTCTGCAGCACGCCCAGAGCATGGCGCAGCACCCTCAGGGGATCCCCACAGCCATGCCGCAGCACCCACAGACCATGGCCCACCCAAGCCtgcagccacagcagcagcacccCCCGGCGGCGGGCTTGCACGGGGGCAGGAAGATTGCGGACGCCGACGCCCCCCCAAATGTGACTGTGTCTACCTCAACCATCCCTCTCTCCATGGCTGCGACGCTGCAGCAGAACCAGCCCCCGGACCTGAGCAGCATTGTCCACCAGATCAACCAGTTTTGCCAGGCCCGCGCGGGTGTCAGCGCTACCTCAGTGTGCGAGGGACAGATCGCCAACCCCAGCCCCATCAGCCGCAACCTCCTGATCAGCGCGAGCACCAGGGTATCCGCTCACAACgcccccacacccctgccttCCTGTGTGGTGAACCCCGGCGACCACACCGCTCCCACTGTCCCGCCGTCGGCCAGCACCATGGGCGTCCCACTGGGGAGCGTCAGCCGAGGCCTTTCCGCGTACCAAAGTGAAATGAAGCAGGCGGCAGCCTGGAACCAGCACCAGCTCGCCCATCTGCAGCAGATGTGCGGCGAGGCTGTCGGCCCCTCCGGCCTGATGGGGAAGCCCCCCGGGCGAGAGCTGCCGGGGCAGGGGTTCTCTGGCAAAGCCTCCGGCTACGCCTTGGAACTGTGCATGGGCCAGCCGTTCAATGTGAAGCCCCCCCTGGAGAAGCCCACTCCCTCGCCGCCAGTCAACGGCTTGCCGGGGCCCGCCCCCTACTCCAACGGGCACTATTTCCAGCCCCTGTGGAATAACATTCTGCCCACTCCCAACAGCGACAGCTCTGGCTCCCAGGACCTGGCGCTGCCTTTCCATGGTGGCGGGGCTGCCCTCGAGTGCGCAGCCGGACCTCACTACAGAGCTGGGGCCGGTGCCCCTGGCCACAGCGGCATGATGCAGACGATGGATTACCTAAGCGGGGACTTCCAGCACTCCTGCCTCCGAGAGCAGGGCGGGGTGGGGCTGAGTAAAGCCCCCCGCCCCGCCATGAACCGAGCCCCCGAGCCCCCGGATAGTCGAAGCCTTCATATTCAGCACCCAGGGTATAGATGA
- the FAM222B gene encoding protein FAM222B isoform X1: MMNPPSTPYAAPSTLSHSQALARQQALQHAQSMAQHPQGIPTAMPQHPQTMAHPSLQPQQQHPPAAGLHGGRKIADADAPPNVTVSTSTIPLSMAATLQQNQPPDLSSIVHQINQFCQARAGVSATSVCEGQIANPSPISRNLLISASTRVSAHNAPTPLPSCVVNPGDHTAPTVPPSASTMGVPLGSVSRGLSAYQSEMKQAAAWNQHQLAHLQQMCGEAVGPSGLMGKPPGRELPGQGFSGKASGYALELCMGQPFNVKPPLEKPTPSPPVNGLPGPAPYSNGHYFQPLWNNILPTPNSDSSGSQDLALPFHGGGAALECAAGPHYRAGAGAPGHSGMMQTMDYLSGDFQHSCLREQGGVGLSKAPRPAMNRAPEPPDSRSLHIQHPGYR; this comes from the coding sequence ATGATGAACCCCCCTTCTACCCCCTACGCGGCACCCAGCACTTTAAGCCACTCGCAGGCGCTGGCTCGCCAGCAGGCTCTGCAGCACGCCCAGAGCATGGCGCAGCACCCTCAGGGGATCCCCACAGCCATGCCGCAGCACCCACAGACCATGGCCCACCCAAGCCtgcagccacagcagcagcacccCCCGGCGGCGGGCTTGCACGGGGGCAGGAAGATTGCGGACGCCGACGCCCCCCCAAATGTGACTGTGTCTACCTCAACCATCCCTCTCTCCATGGCTGCGACGCTGCAGCAGAACCAGCCCCCGGACCTGAGCAGCATTGTCCACCAGATCAACCAGTTTTGCCAGGCCCGCGCGGGTGTCAGCGCTACCTCAGTGTGCGAGGGACAGATCGCCAACCCCAGCCCCATCAGCCGCAACCTCCTGATCAGCGCGAGCACCAGGGTATCCGCTCACAACgcccccacacccctgccttCCTGTGTGGTGAACCCCGGCGACCACACCGCTCCCACTGTCCCGCCGTCGGCCAGCACCATGGGCGTCCCACTGGGGAGCGTCAGCCGAGGCCTTTCCGCGTACCAAAGTGAAATGAAGCAGGCGGCAGCCTGGAACCAGCACCAGCTCGCCCATCTGCAGCAGATGTGCGGCGAGGCTGTCGGCCCCTCCGGCCTGATGGGGAAGCCCCCCGGGCGAGAGCTGCCGGGGCAGGGGTTCTCTGGCAAAGCCTCCGGCTACGCCTTGGAACTGTGCATGGGCCAGCCGTTCAATGTGAAGCCCCCCCTGGAGAAGCCCACTCCCTCGCCGCCAGTCAACGGCTTGCCGGGGCCCGCCCCCTACTCCAACGGGCACTATTTCCAGCCCCTGTGGAATAACATTCTGCCCACTCCCAACAGCGACAGCTCTGGCTCCCAGGACCTGGCGCTGCCTTTCCATGGTGGCGGGGCTGCCCTCGAGTGCGCAGCCGGACCTCACTACAGAGCTGGGGCCGGTGCCCCTGGCCACAGCGGCATGATGCAGACGATGGATTACCTAAGCGGGGACTTCCAGCACTCCTGCCTCCGAGAGCAGGGCGGGGTGGGGCTGAGTAAAGCCCCCCGCCCCGCCATGAACCGAGCCCCCGAGCCCCCGGATAGTCGAAGCCTTCATATTCAGCACCCAGGGTATAGATGA